From the Dromaius novaehollandiae isolate bDroNov1 chromosome 18, bDroNov1.hap1, whole genome shotgun sequence genome, the window CTTTACTTACAGCATCTGGCTATTTACAGCAAAACTCTGTTTTTCTACTCATACCAAACTGGGTCCATACGGGGGTGTGATTTATGCCTTTTGTAAAACCAAGTCTACCAAGTAGGCTACGACTGACTTTAACTAATGCCAGTGCCAGAATACTAACATTCAGATAAATTTAAACTCGTACTCCTTTTTTAGCTTAGAATTCATTATTATGAAGCAATGGACTATGCACTtagcatatattttctttctgcacAGCTGGAACTATGATGGCAAATAAACTATTTGATAGATTTAAGGATTAACAAAATAATACTTTCTCTTCTTCTTGACAATGTCCATTAGCAATGAATACTGTTTGTCAAAAGGACCCAAAAGAGTAAGGGATATAGCTTCAAAATTGCCCTGGAAAAACTCAGTTGTTTTGTCAGCCTCCAAATTCTTTCTCCCTCCACTCACACACATTCATACTCTGAAAAACCTAGTAAGTTCACAGTGGTAGAATCCACTAAAAGAAAGCCTTAGATTGTCACACTGCAGttgcattaaatttttttttaataaggcatATAAAATGAAAGGTTACAATCAGTTTAGCAAACTGTAAATCAGCAGTTTTATTCAGTCCAGCTTCTGAGCTATTAATCCCTAATACAGAAACAAAATGCTGATGCACTGGTCTAGGACCTCTCGAGATAATAGCTCAAATCCACTTTGATTATACAGAAAGTGAATTTCATTGAATCACCTGAGTACCTTCTAGATGTGTCATATCACACAATAACTCAACATTTAAACAGCTTGTAATCTTAATTCTCAAGGGAAAAATAACTGATCATATTCTGACTTCAATGAACTGCAGttatggaaaacaaatgaaagtttACTCAAATCATTGTAGCCGAATAGTTAATCAGACTATGTGCTTCGTCAGAACTATTTTAGGTAAAGCAACCCATTATTGTGGTGCATCAACACAGCAGCCCTTTCCATCACTCCTTTGTGATGCACTGAGTCAGACGGTTTTGCATCATTAGCATTGACAACACGATAAATGCAGCACTCTGACCTTCAGcacaacagtaaaaacaaagacCACGCagtcatttaattttaaagaattttaatacAAACTTAATATAAACTATTTCAGTCCCTCTTAACATGTAAGACACTGACTCAAAATACTTTTATACCTTTTTTCAAGTATTGCACAATGTAGgtacaaaattaatatttacGATTACATTTTCTTCCATAATATATAGCAAAAATCTTTAAACCTTTAACAGAAAATACAATTtgtgtttcttttgaaaaaagcaaatatttcgtACATTTTAATTCCACCACTAAGGAATATTCTGtacacaattttttatttttttagaattgATGTCTTTAAGATGGATATCTTacaatttcagtaaaaaaaatacaacatgaaGCTGCTGCAGCTGTCACAGATCACTGTAGTAAAAAGATATAAATGCAATACCATGTTGTAGAAACAATATATATACTCTGATATTTTACAAACTTTGTACTAAATTAAATTATACAATTAGAAAAAGACCAATAAACCCACTTATTAGTgccaattttttaaatatatatacatatgtttatatatatatatatatgaaaaaaatcagccaTGTCCTTGCTATATCTTAAATACTGTAAGAGGCCATATTTTGAGAGTATATTTTTGTAATGTACAGTCagtataaaataattttgtgcttggttggcaaatgaaaaaaatgatgcaTGTTGTATTTATCTAACCAAGCTTGAATGTATTCATActacaagctttaaaaaaaatctcaagaggTGGAAAAAAAGATACACCCTTGGGTACGTGCATTTAAACTTGTACAATAGTATTTACTtgtatttcactttcattttatttttagttagcCATAACGGGCTGGAATTGCTGGTTAGAATACTGCATGTTGTTTAAACTAAAATTCAAGCCATCCACAAAAGACTTCTCATTTAGACCTCCATAGGCTGCAAACATATCAAAGGCATTACTGTACTGGAGAGGACTGAGGTTAAGGGGGCTGTCACCAGGAAATATGCTACTGGTACTACCTTGACCCTGCATGTTGGGGAAAATGAACTCCTTTGCATtaggagaaagggcagaagtcttctgctgttgctgctgctgctgctgctgctgctgactgccTAGGCCAAGCCCGTAGAGAGAGTGCATGGAGGAGGAAAGGGCTTTCTGCTTCAACAGGTCATTGACATTCAAGCCAAGGTTGGTGGGAGAAGTGCGGGCGACCTTGTTGCTACGGCCGCTATTCTTCATTTTGGTCGAGCCAAACTTGGTGGCAGCAAATGTGGCAGTGGTGAAGGTTAAAGGCTGAGTGGAGCGGGGCATGAAAGTTGGGCTCACAGCAGcagagtgaccaaagggaggagaaggagaactAGACACTGAAGATGCTGGGTCACTAATTGGCATGAACACCTGGGCCTCTGGGTTAAAGCTGTTCTTGATTTCCTTATCCAACTCACATCCATTTTCATTATCATCCACATAAAGCACTTTCACTGGTCCCTTTTCACCGATTTGGTATGAAACCTCAAATGGGTCAATCCAAACACTAAGATCCTGAGGCAAGTTGCCACGAACATCATCAATGTCCAAACCACTCTCTTTGGATGCTTGTTCTATGACTGGGTCCACTTTCTCCCCTATATGTATACATCTAAACCCTGATCCTTTGTATGGCTTTTCTGGATACCAGTGCCCTTCATACTTCTTCTTAAGAAGTCTTTCAAGCTCTTCACCAAAAATGTTGACACGTCGTCTGGGAAGCTTATTGtacaaatatgaaataataaaattgaGTGCTACTTGGATTTCAAGCTGCATAGCTGCTATGCCACAAAGTTATAAGTCTGTTTCAAAACCCGAAGAAGAAAGTGTTCAAGATGCCACAGGGAAACAAAATTTCATTCAAAGTGCTGATTCTAGTTGATTATTATCCTTCACCTTGAGTGCTCTTgttcctttaagaaaaaacaaaagcaaacacatCCAAATAAGGAAAGTATAAAATCAAGATCCAAGGCCTATTCTTTTAGCTTCACTTTCTACAAAAAATAGGTTACTTTTTAAGCGGAAACAGTTGCAtcaaactgcttttgttcttgccTGTGAAAGGTGAGCATGTCAATTACATTCAGTATGACTTACAAACAATACTGCAGAAGATGCACTAGgcatgtgtttatatatacagCACAGGGCATTTCAAAATCGTATGAGCTTGCAGTTCAGTTATTCACAAAGCAGCAAGTATAATTTCTAAGACATCACAGAACTGCCAGGCCTGTCAAGGGTTCAATTACCAACCCCTATTTTGGATGATTTATAGTACTCAGCTGCAAAATTTAGCACCAGGCTATTAGTTTAGCATGAAAGGTCTTAGTCTAAGGGTCATCTATCATTTTAAAGTTTGTCAACATGTTGGTTGCATTTTAAGTTACagaattacaaaaatattaacaGTTGCTTCAGAGGATTTCACACAAATAATTCAAATTGTGCTACATTTATTTTAAGTTCAAGCCAAGCATCCGCATCGACTGTGCACTGCTGAAATTATACTAACTGAAGAGAAAATGTCCGCTGCACATATAtaagaatttttcctttccttggaaTTAATAAAATGATGATACAATCAGTGCGTGCAAAATACAGATGCATTTTCTGTGATAGAGGTGGCAATAACTTAAATGATTACAAGAAATTAATTCACATTTTCCCCCCTTTCTAcaattttatatacacatatcaaatgtaatatatgcatattttatacacatatgcatataaatgcatattttacattATGTACAGTAAGGATTTCTGAAAGTTACTAGAGCCAGCAGGGCTTTTGATAGCCTCAGTCAAAGCAattgcttttctccctctccatgactccattttatatttaatataaaatatggtTGTCACTCCTTCACAAAGGACAAAAGAGAAATGAGCTACCTAAAGTTAGAGAAAGGACTAGAATCAAGTATTAGAACATGCACTGCAACTGAAAATCCTGCAATACCTTAGCATAAGGTACTTGTCCACAGAAGACAGCACTGTACAAGAAGTTCCAgtcaaaaaaaatataaatatttttggctCAAGTTAAACGCCCAGCAAGAATTTCAGTTAATGGTGCGCTTTTCTGCACTGCATCACTAGGTACAAAATTTAGTATATCTGTCACTAAAGATTAGAGAAATCAAAGTCAATATCAAAATCCCATAAAAATGTGAAtacaatgttatttttttcttcttgctccaCATAATCTCCTTTTAAAGCCTGAAACCCTATTTCCGAGCCACTTGTGTTCCCCTCAACATGGAATGGGAATAGTTCAAAAGCTTGTATGATAAGGCGACCTTTAAACGTTTGCTGGATCAGCACTGGGTGGGGATAAGGAAAAGATCAAGGGCAAACAGAAGATATTTACAAAAGGGACACATTCAGTACAGAAAAGCTGATTGGATGGTTAAAAGggacatttaaaaaatgatttattaatccatctgttttgtttcccctcctccACGTCCTTTAGGGAAGAAACGATCCTTTCAAGGCGCTGGGCAGACACTATGAATTCTTCTAAGCCCCCAAACTGATTCACAGTATAAACAGCTGATTAAACAAAACCAGCTCGATcatttcaagctttttttaaTTGATGAGGACAATATTTTTAAGGGGCCCCAGCACGCTGATGGCTCCAACAGCAAAGCAATGGCAGCGGGGGCTAAAAGCAGGAGCCGTGAGCAGCGTGTGGGGAGTTACATAACCAGGCAGTTGGGGCTCATTAGATTTCTGCTCACAGCCCTgggagctccagcagcagcgggaggaggaggaggaggaagagaagcagttTCTGAGCCCGTAAGAGAGAAAACGAAGAAGGGGGGCGGCTGGAAGGAGGGGGGGGGCTAGCGAGGCCCCCCTCGGCGCCGCACGGGCCTGGGCGCAGCGGcgcccctccgcctccccccgccggggcAGGGTCCCGCCGGGCGGCTGCCGGCCCTGCCCGAGGAGGCCCAGCGCGATCAGCAGCTATTAGTCAGCCGGCGACGCTCACTCCTCCCCGCCCGAGCGCGTCCAGCGACCGCTTGGGGAGGGCCCCTCTCGCGGCCCGGCGCCGTGCCCTCCCCTCGGCCGCTTCTGCGAGGGGCTGCGGCtgcccccgcgccctccgccccgcgccggcTGCGCCCCTCACGGCACCTCGGCCCTTCCCCCAcccgcgcggccggggccgcctcgGCCCTTCGCCTCACAGCGGGGCCGCCTCAGCCGAGGgctccccccgcggctccccgcgccgccccccgccctcaGCGAGCGGTACTCACccgggtgggtgggtgggtgggtgggcgTGGGGGTAGTGCAAACAATCCCGGCGGGGGTGTGAGTgctcggggggcggggggggctcagCACCCGACCCCCATCTCCGAGAGCCGGCTCCCTCGGCGAGgatgggaggggagaggaaagaagaccgaaaaaaaaaaaaaaaaagagggagggggagggttggaaaaaaaaagggggggggagggaaagggggggagggctGCGCTGCTCACACCCCCACGACGGGCGCACTCGGCCGCCGCAGCTCGGCTCCTTCTGCTCCTGCCCGGCCGCCCGACGCGCCCCTATATATGGCCTCTCTTCCCCCGCCCCCCAGCAGCGCCCCGCCCAcacgccccgcccggccccgcccccagccacCGCCCCCAGCCACCGCCCTCCCTCTCAGCCGCGTCCCGCCACGCCCCGCCCACCACCTGCCTGGctccgcccccggcgcggcgaaGGCTccctcagccccctccccgcggcgccgccctcccccccccgcctgcctcccctcccccacgCCGGCGTGGAGGGGCCGCTCTCTACGTCAATTCGCTCCTCACCTCAGAACACGGTTGCGTCACTGGCGACGTCAAACCCTGCCCTCGCGCCCCTCGTCTCtgcagggaaggggggaggggggccgcGCTGAACTACATCTCCCATGACCGCCGCTGCGGCGCCCGAGGGGGGACGGGCGGCGACGGCCCGAGGGGCCGCGGTAGCGGCCGAGTGCGGCTCCGTgggggccggcagcccgcggcggggggggggggcgagggcaCCTCGCAGCCCCTCGCGGCCAGGGGAGCCGCGGAGCCAGGCGGCGGCTCGCTCCCTCCCCGAGCCAGCGGGAGGGCCGCCAGGGTCAGGCGCCCCGCGGCCAGGCGACGGCGAGGCCCCGCTGCGGCGGCCGGTACAGGGCGCCGGCGGCCTCACAGGAGGGGGGCGCAGAGCAAAGCCCCCGCTGgggccacctcccccccccccccggcctctgcGGCTAAAAATACTACCCGCAGGTAGCAACGCTGACCGATTGGCTGGCTTCCCGCCTTAGTAACCGCCTGATTGGTCACTCGGTATCGAGGAGGCATACGTCAAACCccagttttgggggaaaaaaagttaccggggggggggaaaggggcggcgaaggaggggggaggggggaaaggcgCAGCCGTCGTCtcagcgcccgccgcggccgtggAAAAACACCGGCCGCGCGCCCGCGCGGAGGGGAAGCGGCAGCCGCCGGCACGGGGCCGTCGCCCCGCTCAGCCTGGCCGAGCCTGGAGGCGCCCGGcagcggggggcagcgcggccggggcggggagaggggcccgccgcgctcccgcctcCCGCCGGCCTCGCTTCCCTCACAGAAATAACCGGCGACGCCACCGGCGCTGACACCGCCCCGTAGACCCAGGCCCGGCGTGCAGCGTCCTGAAACAGCGCTGGTTTTGCCCTTTAAATATCTCTTGTGGGTATTAATAGGTTTCGAGTTGGTATGGTTAGCTTCAAAGCAGCGAGCAGGGCCTGCTCGTAGAGGACAAAATACAGGcgaagggctttttttcctcctccttctcttacACTGTGTTTGTACAATAATAAAGCGTTTTGGCATAAACGCCGCATGGGCCCCAGGAGAGATTTGGAAATACCAGTCGGAAGAAATGCCAGGACTTTAACCCTTTGGAGTTCAGACTGTCTGTGACACTGTGCAAGAAATTCCCTTGAAAACTCAAATGCTAAGGAAACAGGTTAAAAGGGTAACACTTGGGATTTTCCACAACTGAAAAAATTTCTACTAGAAGGCCTTATTCATCATAAAAAATGGTTTTATTCAGAAGTATTAATATCAATGTTACTAGGATTGCAGTATTGCAAATGTAGATAACTTAAAAATCATAATTTGGATTCAAAATagtctttttcctgttttccattctttttttaaccttaacATGCATCTTTTCAATGAAAATTGAGTCCTGTCATCACCATGCCCCCAGAGTTGAAGGTTTAAGAAGCTAAAGTATGATGAGGATTATAAAATTATAAACATTGGCAACCTGGAGACTGCTCCTGAGAGTTGTTGTTGCACAGCCAAGGATTCGTATGCAAACCTTggattctttgtttttaaaggttGTCATTGCTTTTACCACAAGTTAAGAGACAACGCAAAATAACTATTGAAACAGATAAGGTGAAGAGACACGTACAGGTTTTTAAAATTAGAACCTAGAAATCTACTTGATACAACAAATATTGAACAAATTGGCCGATAACATCAGCTGTTTCAATAAAGAGTTCAACGTGTTACTTTGCTCAGAGTTCTGCACTAAATGGGGGTAGCAGTAGATTTCCCTTTGAAGGGCAGAAACTGCACAGCTCCATGGATCAATTTTTTCAGGTGAGATTTAGTAAGTAGCTTTAAAAACGAAATGACTGTGCTGCTGAGTTGGTAAAAAAATTTAAAGGTTATAAAAGCAGAGACTTTCTTTTAACTGACTTTAACACTACATGAGAAGCATTAGAGGCTGAATTAAATAtacaaagcaaatatatttttaattaaggcTGCTCTGGGATCCTTTAAAGCTGTAAAAATGGAGGTGTACTTTTTTATGGCTTATGTAAAGGAAACTTCTAATGCAGTAATGCTAAAATTGcatacaactgaaaaaaatctgatattcTGTGTTGAGACAGGTGATTGCCCTAAGAACAATCTCTTCAGGTCAGCAAGAACGAAGCTCACTTTTAAAGGTCCAGTGAAAGTTTTAGTTTATCCTCATTTGTTCAAAAGGAAAATTCTGACTTTTAAACTGCAGAGATAAGTGTCTCCCATGTGTAACACATCAGAAGTAATTGCTCAAACTGTATTAATGTTAAATATCTAGCCCTTAAAAACAGAGTCTAATCCAGTATCACTTCTGTCCATAAAACCTCAACTGACTTTTAAGTCCACAAAGAAGTCAGAGTAGGGCCTGCAATATTTTTCAGTCCTTTTGATTAATACACAGCAATAACAAAATGTCTACCTCTCCCCGatagaaaaatctttaaaaatgcaatcaATACAAAATAACAACTCCAGCAGCAAAATTTTTACTTGTGTTGCCAACtctcttcagctgaaatattaatcttaaaagaaaataccTATATATTCTCATCTTTCCTGACAAGCTTTGACAGTCTTTCTCCCTACCAGAGCAAATCAACAGAAGTATTTCAGACCATTGCCGGGAGGCGATAGTGCGATTAGAAGTAAGGGGCCTTCCTTAATCTGTATTAGAGTAGAAGGGCTTTCAGCTCATCCTCTGTTCACAGCCATAGTCTGTGCTGGCTGTCATACTTGCTAGCATCAGAAACTGAAATACAATTTCAAGTCTAGGTCTCTGCAGTCTGAATTATAGAGCCAAGATCTCCAGGTTGTCAGGGACCTATGTTCTCTGGACCGGGGGGGACCATGAACTGTTCAATGCCCAGATGCTTAGGAACTGCCTGAAGAAAAAGCAGGGGTGTCTCCAAAGGCCTGACCCAAACTGAATTTCACAAATGGTTCAGATTTCATTTACAGGCAGAAAATAGCAgtcaaggaaaataaaagggCTCCAGGTCTTTGTAAGGATACGGGGCTCTATCCACATACACGTTTGGCCTTTGCCAGTTTCTCATCATGTTCAGTTCCCAGTTCACATGAACCACCTCAGTGTTGTTTGGCTTCCTAGGAATGGATGTGTACATTCTCTGCAAAAGGACCTCCTTACCTCCTTTTCTCCGCTTAGGCAATCTAAACTTGCTTCCTAGAATAATTGATAGCAatcttttaaaattctaaatCTGTATTATATGATGACCAATATATTACCTAATACTAAAACAGAGTTCATTAATCTTAAAAGTTGCTTAAAGGGATTAAGAATATCCAGGATAATTTTTAATCATCAGAGTCAACATGGACAAGAATTTAAGAGTAGCAAATAAGACACAGAATTTTCATCACCCATCTCTGTCCTTTTCATCTTCTCCAATATATGAATGTTGCCCTTTGCAGAATATATAACATTTACCCTGACCCTGGACATAAAGCTTTGTAAGGTACATTTCTGAATATGGTACAGTCTTTTTAACATTTTCCTGTTTAGGAACACAATACGCCTTTTAGCGTGAAAGCCTGGGCTTTGATTTTGGAGAAGTGGAAAATTTTTCCTCTATATTCTTCCCTCTCTATCCCAATTTTATCCATTTGCAGATGTTAACACATGTTCCTTTTCCCTATTATCTACCAGTGTGAGCAACCAGTCCTGGCTGCTCTCCCACACACATCTTCTCTTAACAATGATTTTGAAATATAGTGCAGATTCTCTTACATTTCGCTTAGCAGCTTAAGCAGTATTTTTGCCATTAATATACATTACAGAATATGTAAATGCATATCAGATGTTCAGGAGCTCTGTGGCCACAAGCACTGTTCAGTTGGGAACTGTGAAATGAGCCTGGATGTAACATTGTTTTAATGGAGTAAAGAATGACCAAGAACAGAGGCATTCAGCCCCAACAGAGACGTCGGTGgggcactgccccagcagcagcaagccaggtCATCTCCTAGGGAAGCCCCAAGCTCCTCTGTAATTGTGTGAAGGGGACGAACGGTTACCACCGATGGGGAGCAGCTCACTGCCTCTGTGCAGGTTTTTATGCCAAGGTGAGAGTGCACAGAGcaggatgtgtgtgtgcagactCCTGTTTGTAGACTCTTACGCCCAGGGCAAACAGTCCCTGTCAGTCACTTGCTGCCAGCTGCCGTGTGGCTCCGCAGCAACCAAGGCGGTGCCTGGGCTTGTTCTGCAGAGCAGGGGATGGAGGAATTCAGAGGGATGGGGTCCGATTCCCGATGGGGAAGTGGGAGCAGGCAGGGAAAGGTTGGGAGCAGAGGACCCGGCAGTTAGATAAATGTCTATTGGTCTTGACAGAGGTATGGTTAGTCCTGCCATGGTGTGGGAGAAACACTTTTTGAAGTGGAAGGAGGGAAGTATTACAGTAGAAGAGGCAGAACTGGAGGAAAGAGGATGCAGTAGTGCAGTGCTGGGATTGCAAAGAGCAGCCCAGCACTGGTAAACTGAAATAGCATGGCAGGGTGAGTCTAGATCTGGGGGTCTACAGCTCTGTGCAGGTACTTTCTTAGACATTAGTGATTCTTcttagagaaagaaaagctttacaTTACTCTCCTGGGCCAATAAAAGTAAAAGGGACTGCTGTACAAGGGCAGAGAGCTTAGAAGGACATCATTTTCTGCGAAGTGGTGTGGTACTAACGTTATCACTTACTTGGCAAAAGTTACCAGAGTCCTGGGCAAGACACAGAGTGTAGCTGCTGGGTAAGTGAGAGAAATAAAACCAGGAGAAACCTCAGATGCTTTTGTAAAGACTTTACACCAAAGCTCTTCTCTTCCCACACTTTCAACCATCTTCCAGGATGaagtgaaaaaattttttttactttgtccTGAAGCACAGCTGATATGACATAGGATGTATTCTTGAAGAGGAGACTGATAAGTGACATTTTGAGAAGGGGGTTGAGATCCTGAGATGGCCAGGTAAAACGAGAAGAGCAAAATGGGAAGTAAGGAATCCAAATAACAGTGCTGAGAAAAATAATAACCAAAGATAGCTAGACAGATACCGTAATAAGGgttaggggaaaaaaggaaatgggaaattTTTCAAGACTATCAGAATTTACTACAGTAATGAGAAAATAAgctgagaaagaaggaaggaaggaagattgATTTTATACATTAGAGAGGCTGACCTTTGAGGAAAGTTT encodes:
- the TOB1 gene encoding protein Tob1 — encoded protein: MQLEIQVALNFIISYLYNKLPRRRVNIFGEELERLLKKKYEGHWYPEKPYKGSGFRCIHIGEKVDPVIEQASKESGLDIDDVRGNLPQDLSVWIDPFEVSYQIGEKGPVKVLYVDDNENGCELDKEIKNSFNPEAQVFMPISDPASSVSSSPSPPFGHSAAVSPTFMPRSTQPLTFTTATFAATKFGSTKMKNSGRSNKVARTSPTNLGLNVNDLLKQKALSSSMHSLYGLGLGSQQQQQQQQQQQKTSALSPNAKEFIFPNMQGQGSTSSIFPGDSPLNLSPLQYSNAFDMFAAYGGLNEKSFVDGLNFSLNNMQYSNQQFQPVMAN